The genome window AGCGGGCCGTTGAGCAGGGCCCGGAACTGCGCCTTGAAGGCGGGGTCGGTCGAGCGTTCGGCGATGGCGTAATAAGGCAGCTTGTCGGGGGCGGAGGCGACGATGCCGTCGATCTGCTTCATCACCCGGCGGACGACCGGCTTGGGCGCCGAGAAGCCGGCGGCGAGCCCGCGCCGGGCGTTGGCGATTTCCTGCGCGACCACCGCGGGAAGCTTCGACCAGCGCTCGAGCGCTAAAGCGCGCTCACGCTCGGTCGCGACCGGCTGCTCGCGCGCGACATCGGCCAGGCCGAGGTGCCAGCCGCTCATGTGATTGACGTCCCATTGCTCGTAGCGGCAGACGCGGGTGGCGCGGTCGGCCTCGAGCCGCTCGATCATCGCCGCGCGGACCAGCCGCTTGGGGGTCGACAGGCCCTCGGCGGGGATGGCGGCGACCGCGGCGAGCAAGGCGTCGCGCTGTGCGTCGAACGCGGCGATGGCGGCCGGGCTGCGATCGCCCCAGCGGCCGTGGTCCTCGGTCTTGACCCCGACGAAGTAGGCGGTCGTGGGATCGTAGGCGATGGTCTCGGCAACCATCCGGTCGGCGAGCGAGTCGAGCTGCTGGTCGGAACTGATCGCGGGAGACACGGTCGGAGTCGCCGCCGGCGCGGTGTCGGTCGGAGGGAGCGTGGCGCAGCCGGAGAGGAGCAGCGCGGCGATGACGAGCGGAGTCGAAACACGCATGGATTGTCCCCCCGAGGATGATGGCGGAAGGCTAGGCGCTAGCGGGCGGCTGGCAAACCCTCAATTGCGCGGGGCCTGGCGGCGGTAGCTGAGCGCTTCGGCGACGTGGATCCGGCCGACGCTGTCCGAACTTGCGAGGTCGGCGATGGTGCGGGCGACGCGCAGCACGCGGTGGAAGCCGCGCGCGCTCATCCGCATCGCCGCGGCGGCATCGGCGAGCAGCTTGCGGCCGGGGTCGTCGGGGGTGGCGACCCGCTCGAGCAATTCGCCGTCGGCCTCGGCGTTGGTGCGCGCCCCCTCCCCTGCATAGCGCGCGGTTTGCACCTGGCGGGCGGCGGCGACCCGTTGCGCGACTTCGGCGCTGCCCTCGGCCGGGGGCGGCAGGGTGAGGTCGGCGGCGCTGACTCCCGCGACCTCGACGTGAAGGTCGATTCGGTCGAGGAACGGGCCGCTGACCCGCGCCTGATAATCGGCGGCGCAGCGCGGTGCTCGCGCGCAGGCCAGCGAGGGGTCGCCAAGATGGCCGCAGCGGCACGGGTTCATCGCCGCCACCAGCTGGAAGCGCGCCGGGAAGGTGACGTGCATGTTGGCGCGCGCGACGGCGACCTCGCCGGTCTCGAGCGGCTGGCGCAGGCTGTCGAGAACCTGGCGCTGGAATTCGGGAAGCTCGTCGAGGAACAGCACGCCGAGGTGCGCGAGGCTGATCTCGCCGGGACGGACCTTGAGCCCGCCGCCGACCAGCGCCGGCATCGAGGCGCTGTGGTGCGGCGAGCGAAACGGGCGGCGGCGGCGCATCCGCCCGCCCTGGAGCTCGCCGGCGACCGAGGCGACCATCGAAACTTCGAGCGCCTCGGCCGGCTCGAGCGGCGGCAGGATTCCGGGCAGGCATGAGGCGAGCAGCGACTTGCCGGCGCCGGGCGGCCCGCTCATCAGCATGTTGTGGCCGCCGGCGGCGCAGATTTCGAGCGCGCGCTTGGCCACCTCCTGGCCCTTGACCTGGGCAAGATCGGCGCCGCCGGCCATCGGCTCGGCCTCGCCCGGCTGCGGCGGAGTGAGCACCCGCGAGCCGCGCAAATGGGCCATCAGGGCGAGCAGGTCGGGCGCGGCGACGATCTCGACATCCCCCGCCCAGGCCGCCTCTGCGCCCTGCGAGAAGGGGCAGATCAGCCCCATCCGGCGCGACGAGGCGTGGAGCGCGGCGAGGAGGACTCCGGGCGACGGGATGATCCGCCCGTCGAGGCTCATCTCGCCGACCGCGACGAAATGGCTGAGCGTCTCGCCGTCGATCGCGCCGATCGCCGCAAGCAGGCCGAGCGCGATCGGCAGATCGTAGTGCGAGCCTTCCTTGGGCAAATCGGCCGGCGAGAGGTTGACGGTGATGACCTTGGGCGGGAGCGCGAGGCCGATCGCGGCGAGCGCGGCGCGGACCCGCTCGCGGCTTTCGGCGACGGCCTTGTCGGGCAGGCCGACGACGGTGAAGCGCGGCAGGCCGGAGGATAGCTGGACCTGCACCTCGACGGCGCGCGCCTCGAGCCCGAGATAAGCGACGGTGGAGACGATGGCGACCATCAGGCGGCCGCCCTGCTGACGCTACTCGACCACCCCAATTGCCCCCCTAGCTTCGGCGCGGCGGATGCTAGCGGGGGAGCGGAAGAGCGCAAGGGTCCTTTCGCCGTCGCCCCAGCGCAGGCTGGGTTCCATGCCGCTCGGTCTGGAGTAACCGTGAGGCATGGATGCCAGCCTTCGCTGGCATGACGAATCTGGCTGGAGCGATACTACTCCGCCGCTTCGAGCTCGGCGAATTCCTGGGCGGCGAGGAATTTCTCGGCGTCGAGGGCGGCCATGCAGCCGGTTCCGGCGGCGGTCACCGCCTGGCGGTAGATCTTGTCCATCACGTCGCCGCACGCGAACACGCCCTCGACGCTGGTTCGGGTCGAGCCGGTTTCGACCGCGATATAGCCGTCGCTATCGAGCTCGAGCTTGCCGGCGAACAGCTCGGTCGCCGGGGAATGGCCGATGGCGACGAATGCGCCATCGACGTCGAGCCGCTTGACCTCGCCGGTCCGCACATTGCGCACGTCGAGCCCGACCAGTACCTCGGGATCGCCGCCGCCGACGAACTCGGCGACCTCGCTGTCCCACATCAGCTTGATGTGCGGATTGGCGAACAGGCGGTCCTGGAGGATCTTCTCGGCGCGCAGGGAATCGCGGCGGTGGATCAGGGTGACGTCCTGGCTGTGGTTGGTGAGGTAGAGCGCTTCCTCGACCGCGGTGTTGCCGCCGCCGATCACCGCGACCTTCTTGCCGCGGTAGAAGAAGCCGTCACAGGTCGCGCAGGCCGAGGCGCCCTTGCCTTTCATCCGCTCTTCCGAGGGCAGGCCGAGCCAGCGCGCCTGGGCGCCGGTGGCGATGACGAGGGTGTCGGCGTGATATTCGCCGCTGTCGCCCTTGAGCAAGAACGGGCGGCGGGTGAGATCGACGTCGTGGATATGGTCCCAAACCATGCGCGTGCCGACATGCTCGGCCTGGGCCTGCATCTCCTCCATCAGCCACGGGCCCTGGATGACGTCGCGGAAACCCGGGTAATTCTCGACATCGGTGGTGGTGGTGAGCTGGCCGCCGGGCTGAATGCCCTGGACGACGACCGGGGCAAGGCCTGCGCGCGCGGCGTAGATGGCGGCGGTCAGCCCGGCCGGACCGGAGCCGAGGACGAGCAGGCGGGTCGAAACGATATTGGTCATGGCCGGGCCTCAGATGGGCAAGCAGGCTGCATCACACAAGCCGCGACTGGTCGAGGGCGGCGGCGATGAAGCCCTTGAAGAGGGGATGCGGGTCAAACGGGCGGCTCTTGAGCTCGGGGTGGAACTGGACTCCGATAAACCACGGGTGGTCGGGGCGCTCGACGATCTCGGGTAGCTCGCCATCGGGCGACAGGCCGGAGAAGATCAGGCCGCCCTTCTCGAGCGCGTCGCGATAGTGGACATTGACCTCGTAGCGGTGGCGGTGGCGCTCGCTGATCTCGGTCGCGCCATATTGCTGGGCGACCTTGCTGTTGTGGCCGAGCACCGCGTCATAGGCGCCGAGCCGCATGGTCCCGCCGAGATCCGTGTCGGCGCTCCGCTTCTGGAGGCCCTCGGGCCCCATCCATTCGGTAATCAGGCCGACCACCGGCTCGCTGGTCTCGCCGAATTCGGTGGTCGAGGCGGCGGCGATCCCGGCGGTGTTGCGGGCGCCTTCGATGCACGCCATCTGCATGCCGAGGCAGATGCCGAAGAACGGCACCTCGCGCTCGCGGGCGAACTTGACCGAGGCGATCTTGCCCTCGCTGCCGCGCTCGCCGAAGCCGCCCGGGACGAGCACGCCGTGGAGCGGCTCCAATTCTGCGGCGAGATCGACGTCGTCGCGCTCGAACACCTCGGCGTCGATCCAGCGGATGTTGACCTTGACGCGGTTGGCGAGGCCGCCGTGGGTCAGTGCCTCGCGCAGGCTCTTGTAGGCGTCCTGGAGGCCGACATATTTGCCGACCACGCCGATCGTCACCTCGCCTTCGGGATGGTCGACCCGGTCCATGATGTCGCGCCAGCGGGCGAGATCGGGCGCGGGGGCGTCGTCGATCCCGAACACGCGCAGCACCTCGTCGTCGAGGCCCTCGCCGTGATATTGCAGCGGCACGTCGTAGATCGAGCGCGCGTCGAGGGCCTGGATCACGGCCGAGGCGGGAACGTTGCAGAACAAGGCGATCTTGGCCCGCTCGGCCTCCGGGATCGGCCGCTCGGCGCGGCACAGCAGGACGTCGGGCTGGAGCCCGTAGCTGGTCATCTCGCGCACCGAATGCTGGGTCGGCTTGGTTTTCAACTCGCCGGCCGCGGCGAGATAAGGCACCAGCGTGGTGTGGACGAAGCACGACTGGCCGCGGCCGAGGTCGTTCTTCAATTGGCGGATGGCCTCGACGAACGGCAGGCTCTCGATGTCGCCGACCGTGCCGCCGATCTCGCAGATCACGAAATCGAGCCCGTCGGTGTCGGCCAGCGCAAAGTCCTTGATCGCGTTGGTGACGTGCGGGATGACCTGGACGGTGGCGCCAAGATAGTCGCCGCGCCGCTCGCGGGCGATGATGCCCTGGTAGATCCGGCCCGAGGTGATGTTGTCGCTCTGGCGCGCCGAAACGCCGGTGAAGCGCTCGTAATGGCCGAGGTCGAGATCGGTTTCGGCGCCGTCGTCGGTGACGAACACCTCGCCGTGCTGATAGGGGCTCATGGTCCCCGGATCGACGTTCAGATAGGGATCGAACTTGCGGATCCGGACCTTGAACCCGCGCGCCTGAAGCAGCGCCCCGAGGGACGCCGCGAGCAAACCCTTGCCGAGGCTGGAGACCACGCCGCCGGTGACAAATATGAACCGCGCCATGGGAGTCGGGCCTTAGGGATGGTTGGCGGCCGCTGGCAAGCGCGCGAATCAACGCGCCGCGAAAAAAGACTTACTGGGCGAGCGGCACCGCAGGGGCGTCCTGGGCCGGCTGCTGCGGCGCCGGGACGACCGGGCTGGCCGGAGCGGACTGGTTGACCAGCGAGGTGTCGACCGTGGTCGGCTGGCGGCTCGAGCCGGCCACCGCGGCGAGCGCGATCGACATCAGCACAAAGGCGCCGCCGAGGAAGGCGGT of Sphingomonas mesophila contains these proteins:
- a CDS encoding YifB family Mg chelatase-like AAA ATPase produces the protein MVAIVSTVAYLGLEARAVEVQVQLSSGLPRFTVVGLPDKAVAESRERVRAALAAIGLALPPKVITVNLSPADLPKEGSHYDLPIALGLLAAIGAIDGETLSHFVAVGEMSLDGRIIPSPGVLLAALHASSRRMGLICPFSQGAEAAWAGDVEIVAAPDLLALMAHLRGSRVLTPPQPGEAEPMAGGADLAQVKGQEVAKRALEICAAGGHNMLMSGPPGAGKSLLASCLPGILPPLEPAEALEVSMVASVAGELQGGRMRRRRPFRSPHHSASMPALVGGGLKVRPGEISLAHLGVLFLDELPEFQRQVLDSLRQPLETGEVAVARANMHVTFPARFQLVAAMNPCRCGHLGDPSLACARAPRCAADYQARVSGPFLDRIDLHVEVAGVSAADLTLPPPAEGSAEVAQRVAAARQVQTARYAGEGARTNAEADGELLERVATPDDPGRKLLADAAAAMRMSARGFHRVLRVARTIADLASSDSVGRIHVAEALSYRRQAPRN
- the trxB gene encoding thioredoxin-disulfide reductase; the protein is MTNIVSTRLLVLGSGPAGLTAAIYAARAGLAPVVVQGIQPGGQLTTTTDVENYPGFRDVIQGPWLMEEMQAQAEHVGTRMVWDHIHDVDLTRRPFLLKGDSGEYHADTLVIATGAQARWLGLPSEERMKGKGASACATCDGFFYRGKKVAVIGGGNTAVEEALYLTNHSQDVTLIHRRDSLRAEKILQDRLFANPHIKLMWDSEVAEFVGGGDPEVLVGLDVRNVRTGEVKRLDVDGAFVAIGHSPATELFAGKLELDSDGYIAVETGSTRTSVEGVFACGDVMDKIYRQAVTAAGTGCMAALDAEKFLAAQEFAELEAAE
- a CDS encoding CTP synthase: MARFIFVTGGVVSSLGKGLLAASLGALLQARGFKVRIRKFDPYLNVDPGTMSPYQHGEVFVTDDGAETDLDLGHYERFTGVSARQSDNITSGRIYQGIIARERRGDYLGATVQVIPHVTNAIKDFALADTDGLDFVICEIGGTVGDIESLPFVEAIRQLKNDLGRGQSCFVHTTLVPYLAAAGELKTKPTQHSVREMTSYGLQPDVLLCRAERPIPEAERAKIALFCNVPASAVIQALDARSIYDVPLQYHGEGLDDEVLRVFGIDDAPAPDLARWRDIMDRVDHPEGEVTIGVVGKYVGLQDAYKSLREALTHGGLANRVKVNIRWIDAEVFERDDVDLAAELEPLHGVLVPGGFGERGSEGKIASVKFAREREVPFFGICLGMQMACIEGARNTAGIAAASTTEFGETSEPVVGLITEWMGPEGLQKRSADTDLGGTMRLGAYDAVLGHNSKVAQQYGATEISERHRHRYEVNVHYRDALEKGGLIFSGLSPDGELPEIVERPDHPWFIGVQFHPELKSRPFDPHPLFKGFIAAALDQSRLV
- the secG gene encoding preprotein translocase subunit SecG; protein product: MFTFLLIVQTLIAAALVTVILMQRSEGGGLGVGGSSSGFMTARGAADFLTRSTAFLGGAFVLMSIALAAVAGSSRQPTTVDTSLVNQSAPASPVVPAPQQPAQDAPAVPLAQ